In Clostridium sp., one DNA window encodes the following:
- a CDS encoding flagellar protein FlaG, producing MEVTGMSQGGQLPLNLDANVFETTSDSVKAAAGGSGTVQQLQALENQIFKSANGTGVDVKNMKDAADQANKIMEETQTHLKFEVYGKFNDIVVQVLDDSTNEVIKEVPPKKLIDMVEKFCELSGFFMDEKA from the coding sequence ATGGAAGTTACAGGTATGAGTCAAGGAGGACAGCTGCCTTTAAATTTAGATGCGAATGTATTTGAAACAACTTCTGATTCTGTAAAAGCTGCAGCAGGCGGCAGTGGTACTGTCCAGCAGCTGCAGGCTCTTGAGAATCAGATATTCAAAAGTGCAAATGGCACAGGCGTAGACGTCAAGAACATGAAAGATGCAGCAGATCAGGCAAACAAGATAATGGAGGAGACACAGACCCATCTTAAATTTGAAGTGTACGGCAAATTCAATGATATTGTCGTACAGGTGTTGGATGACAGCACAAATGAGGTCATAAAAGAAGTACCTCCCAAAAAGTTGATTGACATGGTGGAAAAGTTCTGTGAACTGTCAGGATTTTTTATGGATGAAAAAGCGTGA
- the flgK gene encoding flagellar hook-associated protein FlgK produces the protein MPGLFSIFNTSKSGLFSQQTSLNVTSHNIANANTDGYSRQRADLVTTSPYTMPSMNNAASAGQLGTGVTVASIDRIRDTFLDYQYRIENGINGLYTGRDKYLSQVEGILNEPTDTGISDLMGKFFDSWQDLNTSPSDNTTVVAQQALQLTDNLNHTYSQLTDLVKDAQEGISSDVLEINQMLGQITQLNQQIRDVSISGNNPNDLMDKRDLLLDQLSEKFGISVDQKSYDGIDVTTTNTSILGSAGDNNGLAPIGADGKPVNIVQSIKPDDANVATFSYINAVTPDTVDENGTGSYKVVYYKKGIQSDANKVELTINDMTAEQANDLLKYRVLWSDNNGNAYSVDGDNKIQGTSPTSFSQLALFKPPTGELNGYMSVQDDIESYQVRLDKLAKSLAVSVNAIISQNGKFTADGSGSPEGGINNFFVNGDYKDKSGADYTAEYEDGINASNITVNVKIMEDPSKIKTDTKYDSQGNAVATGTDGQRALAVAQLRDTLLDVQGMDENGEITSREDFIDKTGIFKADDTLDGVYTLTSTTGGSTLDGYFRGTINTVGTQEQTAKNEISTGASRLASYDESRASVSGVSIDEEMTNLIQFQHCYQANAKMISTVDELLDVVINGLKK, from the coding sequence ATGCCAGGTTTATTTTCTATATTCAATACGTCGAAAAGCGGACTTTTTTCGCAGCAGACTTCATTAAATGTAACATCCCACAATATAGCAAATGCAAATACAGATGGATACTCAAGGCAGAGGGCGGATCTTGTAACAACCTCGCCATATACAATGCCCAGCATGAACAATGCCGCCAGTGCAGGACAGCTTGGAACAGGAGTAACGGTAGCTTCAATCGACAGGATAAGGGATACCTTCCTTGACTACCAGTACAGGATAGAAAATGGTATCAACGGTCTCTATACGGGAAGGGACAAATACTTGAGCCAGGTGGAGGGAATACTGAACGAACCTACGGATACGGGAATTTCCGATCTTATGGGAAAGTTCTTTGATTCCTGGCAGGATCTGAACACCTCACCTTCGGACAACACCACCGTAGTGGCACAGCAGGCACTTCAGCTAACCGACAACCTCAACCACACCTATTCACAGCTTACGGACCTTGTAAAAGATGCCCAGGAAGGAATAAGCTCGGATGTTCTTGAGATAAACCAGATGCTGGGCCAGATTACACAGCTCAACCAGCAGATAAGGGATGTGAGCATATCCGGAAACAATCCCAACGATCTCATGGACAAGAGAGATCTTCTCCTTGACCAGCTGAGTGAAAAGTTCGGTATAAGTGTGGATCAGAAAAGCTATGACGGAATAGATGTAACAACTACAAATACCTCCATACTGGGAAGTGCAGGTGACAACAACGGACTGGCACCAATAGGGGCTGACGGCAAACCGGTAAACATAGTCCAGTCAATAAAGCCGGATGATGCAAATGTGGCTACCTTCTCCTATATAAATGCAGTAACTCCAGATACTGTAGATGAGAACGGCACTGGAAGCTATAAAGTCGTCTATTATAAAAAGGGCATCCAGTCGGATGCCAACAAAGTTGAACTTACCATAAATGACATGACTGCGGAACAGGCAAATGACCTCCTTAAATACCGGGTGCTCTGGTCGGACAACAACGGCAATGCATACAGCGTGGACGGAGACAACAAGATACAGGGGACATCCCCTACAAGCTTCAGCCAGCTTGCACTGTTCAAACCGCCTACAGGTGAATTGAATGGTTATATGTCGGTGCAGGATGACATAGAGAGCTATCAGGTTCGGCTTGATAAGCTTGCGAAATCACTGGCGGTTTCCGTTAATGCCATAATAAGCCAGAACGGCAAATTTACAGCCGACGGCAGCGGATCGCCGGAGGGAGGCATAAACAACTTCTTTGTGAATGGAGACTACAAGGACAAGAGCGGGGCTGACTATACTGCTGAATATGAAGACGGCATAAATGCATCCAATATAACCGTGAATGTTAAAATAATGGAGGACCCGTCAAAGATCAAGACGGATACGAAGTATGATTCCCAGGGGAATGCTGTTGCAACAGGCACGGACGGACAGAGGGCACTGGCAGTTGCACAGCTGAGAGATACACTTTTGGACGTGCAGGGCATGGACGAAAACGGGGAAATCACTTCAAGAGAAGATTTTATAGACAAAACCGGGATTTTCAAGGCCGATGATACACTGGACGGGGTTTATACCCTGACAAGTACCACAGGAGGGTCAACTCTCGACGGCTATTTCAGGGGGACGATAAATACGGTTGGAACCCAGGAACAGACTGCAAAAAATGAGATATCAACCGGTGCGTCGAGGCTAGCAAGCTACGATGAGTCAAGAGCTTCCGTATCAGGTGTTTCCATAGACGAGGAGATGACGAACCTCATACAGTTCCAGCACTGCTATCAGGCAAATGCAAAGATGATATCAACGGTGGACGAACTTCTCGATGTAGTCATAAACGGACTGAAAAAGTAA
- a CDS encoding flagellar protein FlgN, which yields MKLEEIMQEEYRVLQLLYEALLEQNGYLVKKEVFSLDKIVKVIDERSKDVAKLEIERRRITQKRPMREIVAEKGDTSLKNLYDDIVELLEKMQLQKDTNEALIKQWLGFTNQMLRALNPNRGANTYNALGKTR from the coding sequence TTGAAATTGGAGGAAATAATGCAGGAGGAGTACAGGGTGCTCCAGCTGCTCTACGAAGCACTTCTTGAGCAGAACGGATACCTTGTGAAGAAGGAAGTATTTTCTCTGGACAAGATAGTGAAGGTCATAGATGAAAGAAGCAAGGATGTTGCAAAGCTCGAGATAGAAAGAAGAAGGATAACACAGAAAAGACCCATGAGGGAGATAGTGGCTGAAAAGGGAGACACCAGTCTGAAAAATCTATATGATGACATAGTGGAGCTTCTGGAAAAAATGCAGCTCCAGAAGGATACCAATGAAGCACTCATAAAGCAGTGGCTTGGATTTACGAACCAGATGCTCAGGGCACTCAATCCCAACAGGGGAGCAAATACCTACAATGCCCTGGGAAAAACCAGATAA
- a CDS encoding chemotaxis protein CheC, translated as MSYDNLTPLQIDALREVGNIGTGNAATALSQLLNKKVDMTVPFINIVPFNDIFKNIGADQPVVGALVRILGDTPGNILFVFEKETALNIVYKLTGEKSEELTEMGNSAICEIGNIISSSYMSAISKFTGLFITPSVPAVTYDMLGAILSTTFIEAGQFDEYVLDIETIFIEDNSEIKGHFYYIPMPGSLEKILGSLGIG; from the coding sequence ATGAGTTATGACAATCTCACCCCGCTGCAGATAGATGCACTGAGAGAAGTTGGAAACATAGGAACGGGAAATGCTGCAACAGCACTTTCACAGCTTTTGAACAAAAAAGTGGACATGACTGTGCCGTTCATAAACATAGTGCCTTTCAATGACATATTCAAGAATATAGGTGCAGATCAGCCTGTTGTCGGTGCACTTGTAAGAATACTTGGGGATACGCCGGGAAACATACTCTTCGTGTTCGAAAAGGAAACGGCTCTCAATATAGTATACAAGCTGACGGGAGAAAAATCCGAAGAACTTACCGAGATGGGGAATTCGGCCATATGCGAAATAGGAAATATAATATCGAGTTCCTACATGAGCGCAATATCAAAATTCACAGGACTTTTTATAACACCTTCTGTTCCGGCGGTTACCTATGATATGCTGGGGGCAATACTGTCTACCACTTTTATAGAAGCAGGACAATTTGATGAATATGTCCTTGATATAGAAACTATTTTTATAGAAGATAATTCCGAAATAAAAGGACACTTTTATTATATACCTATGCCAGGTTCTCTCGAAAAAATACTGGGAAGCCTTGGAATAGGATGA
- a CDS encoding chemotaxis protein CheW, with the protein MQVVIFKLSNEQFAVETSKVQSINDYMEITKVPRAPSHIKGIINLRGNVISILDINLLMDVPKQGNSKQSEESIIILEMEEELVGIVVDQVDEVLDLDESMIEKITDENKKAYIEGVINFKDRVVTLINIDKLF; encoded by the coding sequence ATGCAGGTAGTTATATTTAAATTGAGCAATGAGCAGTTTGCTGTAGAAACTTCAAAAGTTCAGAGTATAAATGATTACATGGAAATAACGAAGGTACCCAGGGCACCTTCCCACATAAAGGGAATAATAAATTTGAGAGGAAATGTCATATCAATTCTGGATATAAATCTTCTAATGGATGTTCCCAAACAGGGAAACAGTAAACAAAGTGAAGAGAGTATAATAATACTTGAAATGGAAGAGGAACTGGTCGGCATAGTTGTGGATCAGGTAGATGAAGTACTGGATCTAGATGAAAGCATGATTGAAAAGATAACTGATGAAAACAAAAAGGCATACATAGAGGGAGTCATAAACTTCAAGGACAGAGTTGTCACATTGATTAATATAGACAAACTTTTTTAA
- the fliM gene encoding flagellar motor switch protein FliM translates to MADVLSQSEIDALLVALSAGELTPDEVPKEEEKQKIKPYDFRSPQKFSKEHIRTLELIHDNYARIISNYLTGQVRSNVKVKVESVQQITYEEFIHSVPNPTILTIFKMPPLSGSVLFEINPQFVFEVIDLLLGGNGTGKFKAREFTDIDKNIINVVNAGLISNLKLAWEDVMEIETEVEGIETNPALNQTLAPNDPVALITFSVEMGGNTTFINICIPYLSIEKVLDKLVVQYWFQDSDEDVLSESRQKLRDRLNIVDMNLSCVLGTADVTVREFLSLNVGDVITLNEKTTSPVKLMVEDQVYYRGKPGTVGKNMGVEILDIIDKDVEEYE, encoded by the coding sequence ATGGCAGATGTATTATCGCAAAGTGAAATAGACGCCCTTTTAGTTGCCTTGTCTGCTGGGGAGCTTACTCCAGATGAAGTACCCAAAGAAGAAGAAAAACAGAAGATAAAGCCCTATGACTTCAGAAGTCCTCAGAAGTTTTCCAAAGAGCATATAAGGACTCTTGAACTTATACATGATAACTATGCCAGAATAATTTCCAACTATTTGACCGGCCAGGTAAGGAGCAACGTCAAGGTAAAGGTGGAATCCGTGCAGCAGATCACCTATGAGGAATTTATTCATTCAGTACCGAATCCAACTATTTTGACAATATTCAAAATGCCCCCGCTTAGTGGATCGGTGCTGTTCGAAATAAATCCACAGTTTGTATTTGAGGTGATAGACCTGCTCCTTGGAGGAAACGGCACGGGAAAATTCAAGGCCAGGGAATTTACAGACATAGACAAGAATATAATAAATGTTGTAAATGCCGGACTTATATCGAATTTAAAGCTTGCATGGGAAGATGTAATGGAGATAGAGACAGAAGTGGAAGGTATTGAGACAAATCCTGCGTTGAACCAGACTCTGGCACCGAATGATCCTGTAGCACTTATAACTTTTTCGGTGGAAATGGGAGGCAATACTACATTTATCAACATATGCATACCTTATCTCAGCATAGAGAAGGTACTGGACAAACTTGTAGTACAATACTGGTTTCAGGACAGTGATGAAGATGTACTGAGCGAATCCCGCCAGAAGCTGAGGGACAGACTGAATATAGTTGACATGAATCTTTCCTGCGTTCTTGGAACTGCGGATGTTACTGTAAGGGAATTCCTCAGCCTGAATGTAGGAGACGTCATCACGTTGAATGAAAAGACCACAAGTCCTGTAAAGCTGATGGTTGAGGATCAGGTATACTATCGCGGGAAACCTGGAACTGTTGGTAAGAATATGGGCGTTGAGATACTAGATATAATAGATAAGGATGTGGAAGAATATGAGTAA
- the fliW gene encoding flagellar assembly protein FliW, which yields MELRTKYHGTRQYEENDVITFEKGIPGFENLKKFIIFPAEENNLFYILQSIENINIGIVLVSPFNAIKDYEFKLGDSIISKLMIKNEKDVLVLNTVTLNSRIENITANLKAPIVININRKVGEQIILDNSSYPIKYQLFKEGA from the coding sequence ATGGAATTAAGGACAAAATACCATGGAACAAGGCAGTACGAAGAAAATGATGTAATTACTTTTGAAAAGGGCATTCCGGGTTTTGAAAATCTGAAAAAGTTCATAATATTCCCGGCGGAGGAGAACAATCTGTTTTATATACTCCAGTCCATTGAGAATATCAATATAGGAATTGTACTGGTGTCTCCATTTAATGCAATAAAGGATTATGAATTCAAACTGGGGGACAGTATTATATCCAAGCTTATGATAAAAAATGAAAAAGATGTACTGGTATTGAATACGGTGACCCTGAATTCAAGAATTGAAAATATAACGGCAAATCTTAAAGCTCCTATTGTCATAAATATAAATAGGAAAGTCGGGGAACAAATAATACTGGATAACAGCAGCTATCCTATAAAGTATCAACTTTTCAAGGAGGGAGCATGA
- the flgL gene encoding flagellar hook-associated protein FlgL: protein MRITNKMLANSFLSDMQLNLQNLSKIQQQMSSMKNFSKPSDDPFNVVRSMQLNTDINANSQYKTNITTAVNFMDTTDTALGQIGTVLSGIRSKLVSSGNAAYGSDERSKIKDEVNQRISQIAQLLNTSFQGDYIFAGTRGLSKPVMTEDYTVESPQVETTAPFIASEWSGNITFSITSSSGEIKTGTVTLDGSYDNVNNVINDLNTEIQADSNLKDKISVSRTEDGGIRFTSEDSSSTIKIEDTTIKNADMVSFKQNLNGKTAAFNADEWQGTVDIDFSVDGKEVPVSIDCSSLPDPPTIEAVTAALNTAIGGNTDLSGKLEVTADGGKLKFGIPTSATDIEIEGASTLSLSALEGRNLAAESSDSENISIKYLGIDGSSLSDIPSVQTDGVDLSSWKGQTITFTLDQKAPLEDISSSVSIPADPTEEGAKSTINTVDDLVKTINDQIQSGSLKDKVTAVKTDDGNIKFLAVNSSDNISITDTSIDDLSALQNKQFSSVEMNNISSKRKMEVSKGVVVEYNACATDILQYGTGSDDNTAALLNRIVHHLAGQIEDGAGGWKDDEDAATAALTNDDLSDIDKASKQLLKVRSEVGAKANRMESLSDQNDDTKINMTEVLSKTEDIDITEKTIEYYTMSTVYTACLQTSARVMQPTLMDYIN, encoded by the coding sequence TTGAGAATAACTAATAAAATGCTGGCAAACAGCTTTCTTTCCGACATGCAGCTGAACCTGCAGAATTTAAGCAAGATTCAGCAGCAGATGTCATCCATGAAGAACTTTTCAAAGCCCTCCGACGATCCCTTCAATGTGGTGAGGTCGATGCAGCTGAACACAGATATAAATGCAAATTCACAGTACAAGACGAATATAACTACGGCAGTTAATTTCATGGATACTACGGATACCGCACTTGGTCAGATTGGAACAGTACTGTCAGGTATAAGGAGCAAACTTGTCAGTTCAGGAAATGCGGCTTACGGTTCCGATGAGAGAAGCAAGATAAAAGATGAAGTAAATCAGAGAATATCCCAGATAGCCCAGCTTTTGAACACAAGCTTTCAGGGTGATTATATTTTTGCAGGCACCAGGGGACTTTCAAAACCTGTCATGACAGAGGATTACACGGTGGAATCTCCCCAGGTGGAAACAACTGCTCCCTTTATTGCTTCTGAATGGAGCGGCAATATAACTTTCAGCATAACCAGCTCTTCCGGAGAGATTAAAACAGGAACTGTGACGCTGGATGGAAGCTATGACAATGTAAATAATGTAATAAATGACCTGAATACCGAGATCCAGGCTGATTCAAACCTCAAAGATAAAATAAGCGTATCCAGAACTGAAGATGGTGGTATAAGATTTACTTCAGAGGACAGCAGCAGTACTATAAAAATAGAGGATACTACAATTAAAAATGCCGATATGGTCTCTTTCAAACAAAATTTAAATGGTAAGACTGCGGCGTTCAATGCGGATGAATGGCAGGGAACAGTAGATATAGATTTCAGTGTGGATGGAAAAGAAGTTCCTGTTTCCATAGACTGCAGTTCACTTCCCGATCCTCCGACTATAGAGGCAGTTACTGCCGCCTTGAATACTGCAATAGGTGGCAATACTGATCTCAGTGGTAAGCTGGAGGTTACGGCAGATGGTGGTAAATTGAAATTTGGAATACCGACTTCTGCTACTGATATTGAAATAGAAGGTGCATCTACATTGAGTCTGTCGGCCCTGGAAGGAAGAAATCTTGCAGCCGAATCGTCGGATTCAGAGAATATATCTATAAAATATCTTGGAATTGACGGCAGTTCACTTTCAGATATTCCTTCAGTTCAGACAGACGGTGTGGATTTAAGCTCCTGGAAGGGACAGACAATAACCTTCACACTTGACCAGAAGGCACCACTCGAGGATATATCCTCAAGTGTTTCCATTCCGGCAGATCCTACCGAAGAAGGTGCAAAATCTACAATAAATACTGTTGATGACCTTGTGAAAACTATAAATGACCAGATACAGTCAGGCAGTCTCAAAGACAAAGTAACTGCTGTAAAGACAGATGATGGAAACATAAAATTCCTGGCTGTAAACAGCAGTGACAATATAAGCATAACCGATACATCCATAGATGATCTGTCAGCACTGCAGAACAAACAATTTTCCAGTGTTGAAATGAACAATATATCTTCAAAGAGAAAGATGGAAGTGTCAAAGGGAGTTGTAGTGGAATACAATGCCTGTGCAACGGACATACTGCAGTATGGAACGGGTTCCGATGACAACACGGCGGCACTTCTGAACAGAATAGTCCATCATCTGGCAGGACAGATTGAAGACGGAGCGGGAGGCTGGAAAGATGATGAAGATGCGGCAACGGCAGCACTTACCAATGATGATCTCTCGGACATAGACAAGGCCTCAAAACAGCTTCTCAAGGTAAGATCCGAAGTAGGTGCAAAAGCGAACAGAATGGAAAGCCTGTCAGACCAGAATGACGATACGAAGATAAACATGACTGAGGTACTTTCAAAAACCGAGGACATCGATATAACCGAGAAGACAATAGAATACTATACCATGTCTACGGTATACACTGCATGTCTTCAGACAAGTGCAAGGGTGATGCAGCCTACACTTATGGACTACATTAATTAA
- a CDS encoding four helix bundle protein: protein MKENVVYKKSFEFSIKIVDLYKHIKENKKEYVISKQLLRSGTSIGANIKEGIVAQSKKDFLSKMYIALKEASETEYWLELLKETGYIDGKMFDFIIMDCREINKILCATVKTTAKRLRQD from the coding sequence TTGAAAGAAAATGTAGTCTATAAGAAGTCATTTGAGTTTTCGATAAAAATAGTTGACCTGTATAAACATATTAAAGAAAATAAGAAAGAATATGTTATTTCCAAGCAATTACTCCGTTCAGGTACGAGTATAGGAGCAAATATTAAAGAAGGTATAGTTGCCCAGAGTAAAAAAGATTTTTTATCTAAAATGTATATTGCTTTAAAAGAAGCTTCAGAAACGGAATATTGGCTCGAACTTCTAAAAGAAACTGGTTATATTGATGGGAAAATGTTTGATTTTATTATTATGGATTGCAGGGAAATTAATAAAATTTTATGTGCTACAGTTAAGACAACTGCAAAAAGGTTAAGACAAGATTAA
- the fliY gene encoding flagellar motor switch phosphatase FliY, producing the protein MSNGNDNGGNGFLSQEEIDALLNGGEDKGNPGEDKKEDEVKDSQLSDVEKDLLGEIGNISMGSASTALSTIINQPVNITTPVVTITNLKELKSEFKVPNIALEVKYTSGIIGENLLVMEVRDAAVIADFMMGGDGKLSEESLTNLSEIQESAVSEAMNQMIGSAATSMATMFMREVNISPPVSRIWTDMTEPLSETISDDETIIRVSFSLKIGELVDSHIMQILPIKTAKKIVSIMMGQEEGINKPEADSKSKEESAAASEKPVSEKPAQEAPQPSGKPAAQRPEPRSQRETINEKPIETPAQPVRQNPNPVDVHQAAFQPLGNSGDTEVVPKNIDLIMDVPLQISVVLGRTKKKIRDILNLGTGSLIELDKLAEEPVEILVNGKKVAYGEVVVIDENFGVRITGIVSDEDKIRSLGADID; encoded by the coding sequence ATGAGTAATGGGAATGACAATGGGGGTAACGGTTTCCTTTCACAGGAAGAAATAGATGCACTTTTAAATGGAGGAGAAGACAAGGGGAATCCAGGGGAAGATAAAAAGGAAGATGAAGTAAAAGACTCACAGCTGTCAGATGTAGAGAAGGACTTACTTGGAGAAATAGGGAATATATCCATGGGTTCAGCCTCCACAGCACTTTCTACTATAATAAATCAACCGGTAAATATAACTACTCCTGTAGTCACAATAACAAATCTCAAAGAACTGAAAAGTGAGTTCAAAGTGCCGAATATAGCACTTGAAGTCAAATATACAAGCGGTATAATAGGAGAAAACCTGCTTGTCATGGAGGTAAGGGATGCTGCCGTCATTGCAGATTTCATGATGGGCGGCGATGGAAAACTCAGTGAAGAAAGCCTTACGAATCTTTCTGAAATCCAGGAAAGTGCCGTATCCGAGGCGATGAACCAGATGATAGGTTCTGCTGCAACTTCCATGGCTACGATGTTCATGAGGGAGGTAAATATATCACCGCCTGTATCGAGAATATGGACGGATATGACAGAACCGTTGTCGGAGACGATATCTGATGACGAGACAATCATAAGAGTTTCTTTTTCCCTCAAGATAGGTGAACTTGTAGACAGCCATATAATGCAGATACTTCCTATTAAAACTGCAAAGAAAATAGTTTCCATAATGATGGGTCAGGAAGAAGGAATCAACAAACCTGAAGCTGATTCCAAAAGCAAAGAGGAAAGTGCTGCAGCCAGTGAAAAGCCGGTTTCAGAAAAACCGGCACAGGAAGCACCGCAGCCTTCCGGAAAACCTGCGGCACAAAGGCCGGAACCTAGGTCTCAGAGGGAAACTATAAATGAAAAGCCTATAGAAACCCCAGCCCAGCCTGTAAGGCAGAACCCGAATCCGGTGGACGTGCATCAGGCAGCTTTTCAGCCTCTTGGAAACAGCGGGGATACGGAAGTCGTACCTAAGAACATAGATCTTATAATGGATGTACCACTTCAGATTTCAGTAGTGCTTGGAAGGACCAAGAAAAAGATAAGGGACATACTCAACCTTGGTACGGGTTCGCTTATAGAACTTGACAAGCTGGCGGAAGAACCGGTTGAAATACTCGTAAACGGCAAGAAAGTAGCATATGGAGAAGTAGTTGTAATAGACGAAAACTTCGGAGTGAGAATAACAGGCATAGTAAGTGATGAAGATAAAATAAGGTCTCTTGGAGCGGATATTGATTGA
- a CDS encoding response regulator, translating into MAKVLIVDDAAFMRMMIKDILEKNGFEIVGEANNGIKAVELFKKESPDVVTMDITMPDMDGIEAVKQIKGINPNAKIIMCSAMGQQTMVMDAIKAGARDFIVKPFQPDRVLEAINKVLG; encoded by the coding sequence ATGGCAAAAGTATTAATTGTAGATGACGCAGCTTTTATGAGGATGATGATTAAAGACATACTGGAGAAAAATGGATTTGAAATTGTAGGTGAGGCAAACAACGGCATCAAAGCCGTGGAACTCTTTAAAAAGGAATCCCCGGATGTAGTTACAATGGATATAACAATGCCCGACATGGATGGAATAGAAGCTGTAAAGCAGATAAAGGGTATAAATCCAAATGCAAAGATTATAATGTGTTCGGCCATGGGGCAGCAGACCATGGTAATGGATGCTATAAAAGCAGGTGCCAGAGATTTTATAGTAAAGCCGTTTCAGCCTGACAGGGTACTTGAAGCAATAAACAAAGTACTTGGTTAA
- the csrA gene encoding carbon storage regulator CsrA, with the protein MLVISRKKGQSFLIGDDIEITVSKIEEGTVKLSISAPRNVTILRKELYDEIEKENKNAATSDMSLLKKLKK; encoded by the coding sequence TTGCTGGTTATAAGCAGGAAGAAAGGACAGTCATTTCTTATCGGAGATGATATAGAGATAACAGTTTCAAAGATAGAGGAGGGTACGGTAAAGCTCTCCATATCGGCACCGAGAAATGTTACAATACTCAGAAAAGAGCTTTATGACGAGATTGAGAAGGAAAATAAAAATGCAGCAACTTCAGACATGAGTTTGCTGAAGAAATTGAAAAAATAG
- the flgM gene encoding flagellar biosynthesis anti-sigma factor FlgM, with translation MKVNGIGSNQMVNPYSENRRGKDINHEVRGRDSISISSVGKSLSSYSMDGSMIDSKEKVENIKKAVSNGTYNVDARLVAQKIIDAMKGRI, from the coding sequence ATGAAAGTCAATGGGATCGGTTCAAACCAAATGGTGAACCCATACAGTGAAAATAGAAGGGGAAAGGACATAAATCACGAAGTCAGGGGCAGGGATTCCATTTCAATATCATCTGTTGGGAAGAGTCTCAGCTCCTATTCAATGGATGGAAGTATGATAGATTCAAAGGAAAAAGTTGAAAATATAAAAAAAGCGGTGTCAAACGGCACATATAATGTAGATGCCAGGCTTGTGGCACAGAAGATAATAGATGCCATGAAGGGAAGGATATAA